A genomic stretch from Chitinophaga agri includes:
- a CDS encoding peptidoglycan-binding domain-containing protein, with the protein MNKEKFGFNTLIRKSLAVITAAFSTLSSTNATANHHYEMESDKNIGVEMHKNVLKPKLVLKLNVSNPENSFVLMHRSHSSHRSHSSHRSHSSHYSSSYSSGSYSSSSSSSSSSASYNTQPSRSTAGSGSSARKTTILNSGAARRPLVYTPKVDAMTNHATVEYGQETAELQLGDRILKWGCQGNDVKQLQQLLARFSSDMPVTGLFKNQTKQNVIRFQKQHNLVANGIVDAKTLNALRNK; encoded by the coding sequence ATGAATAAAGAAAAATTCGGTTTCAACACCCTTATCAGAAAAAGCCTCGCTGTCATAACAGCTGCATTCAGTACCCTCAGCAGCACAAACGCGACCGCGAATCATCACTATGAAATGGAAAGTGATAAGAACATAGGCGTTGAGATGCATAAGAATGTACTAAAGCCCAAACTGGTGTTAAAGCTGAATGTATCAAATCCGGAAAACAGTTTTGTATTGATGCACCGCTCTCATAGCTCGCACCGGTCACATTCATCACACCGCTCGCATTCATCACATTATTCCTCTTCCTACAGCTCGGGGAGTTACTCATCATCCTCATCTTCTTCCTCTTCTTCAGCAAGCTATAATACCCAGCCCTCTCGTAGTACAGCCGGTTCCGGATCATCAGCACGAAAAACAACTATTTTAAATAGCGGTGCAGCCCGTCGTCCTTTGGTGTATACGCCTAAAGTAGACGCAATGACAAATCATGCGACCGTTGAATATGGGCAGGAAACAGCGGAGCTGCAACTGGGAGACCGCATATTGAAATGGGGATGTCAGGGGAATGATGTGAAGCAGCTACAGCAACTGCTCGCCCGTTTTAGCAGCGATATGCCTGTGACAGGGTTGTTTAAAAACCAGACGAAGCAGAACGTGATCCGGTTCCAGAAGCAGCATAACCTGGTGGCCAATGGAATTGTGGATGCAAAAACACTCAACGCTTTAAGAAATAAATAA
- a CDS encoding SDR family NAD(P)-dependent oxidoreductase — protein MKTVLVTGANKSIGYETVRLLAEKGYRVYLGSRDLNNGKEAAARLNEDGTKQIIPVQLDVTDPASVMQAKAFIAKDAGTLDILINNAGILGEFPQTAVASPVENLRKVFDTNFFGVITVTQTFLELMYDSKQPVIVNVTSGLASLTLHNDPSWVYYSYKIAGYGPSKSALNAYTIALAYELKDKGFKVNVVDPGHTATDFNHHTGTGSVADAAAFVADYAVMEADGPTGMFFSKDIAAADRVSSW, from the coding sequence ATGAAAACAGTACTGGTTACAGGAGCAAATAAAAGTATCGGTTATGAAACAGTTCGTTTACTGGCGGAGAAGGGCTACCGTGTTTACCTGGGCAGCCGTGATCTCAATAATGGTAAAGAAGCCGCTGCACGACTGAACGAAGATGGTACTAAACAGATCATTCCTGTTCAGCTGGATGTAACTGACCCGGCATCGGTTATGCAGGCCAAAGCATTTATTGCTAAAGACGCCGGAACCCTTGATATCCTCATTAACAACGCCGGTATCTTAGGTGAGTTTCCACAAACGGCTGTTGCCTCACCTGTGGAGAATCTGCGTAAGGTATTTGACACCAATTTCTTTGGAGTGATCACTGTCACACAGACCTTCCTGGAATTAATGTACGACAGCAAACAGCCAGTGATCGTGAATGTCACTTCAGGCCTCGCATCATTGACCTTACACAACGATCCATCCTGGGTCTATTATAGCTATAAGATAGCGGGTTATGGCCCATCTAAAAGTGCGCTGAATGCCTATACGATTGCACTGGCCTATGAGTTGAAGGATAAAGGTTTTAAAGTGAATGTAGTCGATCCTGGTCATACAGCAACGGACTTCAATCACCATACAGGAACTGGTAGCGTTGCAGATGCTGCCGCTTTTGTAGCTGATTACGCTGTGATGGAAGCAGATGGTCCTACAGGAATGTTTTTCAGTAAGGATATCGCTGCTGCCGATCGGGTAAGTTCCTGGTAA